Proteins encoded together in one Hymenobacter monticola window:
- a CDS encoding TIGR02757 family protein, whose amino-acid sequence MNIAQLRRQLDAQYERYNRPEFIKNDPIQIPHRFTQRQDIEISALFAALLAWGQRPTIINKCNELLRRMDDAPHQFVTQHQDEDLKRLLGFCHRTFCDTDLLYFVHFLRDWYRQHDSLETAFLVGHSQRERLINFHNRFFSLPDAPQRTRKHVATPARKSACKRVNMYLRWLVRRDDKGVDFGLWQRLSPADLIMPIDLHVERQARPLGLLTRKLVDWEAAEELTANLRLLDPADPVKYDFALFGAGVDK is encoded by the coding sequence TTGAACATCGCCCAGCTTCGCCGCCAGCTCGACGCCCAGTACGAGCGCTACAACCGGCCCGAATTCATCAAAAACGACCCCATTCAAATTCCGCACCGCTTCACCCAGCGGCAGGATATTGAGATTTCGGCCTTGTTTGCGGCGCTGCTGGCCTGGGGTCAGCGGCCCACCATTATCAACAAGTGCAACGAGCTGCTGCGCCGCATGGACGACGCGCCCCATCAGTTCGTAACGCAGCACCAGGACGAGGACCTGAAGCGGCTGCTGGGCTTCTGCCACCGCACGTTCTGCGATACCGATTTGCTGTACTTCGTGCATTTTCTGCGCGACTGGTACCGGCAGCACGACTCGCTGGAAACCGCGTTTCTGGTGGGCCACTCGCAGCGCGAGCGGCTCATCAACTTCCACAACCGCTTCTTCAGCCTGCCCGACGCCCCGCAACGCACCCGCAAGCACGTGGCCACGCCCGCCCGCAAATCGGCCTGCAAGCGCGTGAACATGTACCTGCGCTGGCTGGTGCGCCGCGACGACAAAGGCGTGGACTTCGGCCTGTGGCAGCGCCTCTCGCCCGCCGACCTCATCATGCCCATCGACCTGCACGTGGAGCGCCAGGCCCGTCCGCTGGGCCTGCTCACCCGCAAGCTCGTGGACTGGGAAGCCGCCGAAGAACTCACCGCCAACCTGCGCCTACTGGACCCCGCCGACCCGGTGAAGTACGACTTCGCGCTGTTCGGCGCGGGGGTGGATAAGTGA